Below is a genomic region from Eupeodes corollae chromosome 1, idEupCoro1.1, whole genome shotgun sequence.
attgttttattatttcaattcacTTCGTTTAAATAGGTTAACGTTTGATTCCAAACTCTTTAAATGAATAATTTGCAATTTCTTTTGCTTCACTAAATACTGCTTTATCAATACGTGACTGAGGACTTCCTTTTGTTTGTAGCCAGTTCTTCctataaaaaatatctaaaataaataCTCTCAATTCCCAAtttctaaattataaaaaagatttgcaatattttggccaatccttctaaatataaaacttaGTAATAAATTATTGTTCACTATTtacatttcattaattttgtttagttctCCCTCTAGTTGGCCTTTTACTGTCCCATCCCGGGTATTCATGCACCAACCACGTACTCCCAGAGATTTAGCTTGTTTTTCGGTATACTAAAACAATTATGATAATGCAATGTAAATCCGTatgaagtttaaattatttatttaagcaaTAATGTACCTTTCGAAAGAATACCCCTGTAAGTTCAATGTTTTTGGGTTagataacaacatttattttacattttacgtACCTTGAACAATACCAAACACTTCAAAATCGCAAGCTAAAAGCTTTTGGGTTGCCATTCTTCGTTGCGctgataaacaaaattaattatttataagacttaaaaaaaaagatgacaaTGTGAATGTaacaaaattatgattttattatagACAAgtaatttatattgtttatagCAAACGTCTAGCTGCCCTGCAAGTACCAACATATGTTTGTTCTGTcagtgtttctattttttgacattttaaataggAAAACATATGAAAGAGGGGTTCGTAAGGAAATAATAAACATACAACTAACCCACCCACCCgaatttcaatataataattgtttggATTGTCATTGTAAACAAACATTATGTAGTTACGATGAATGGTACCTAAACAAATGCATGCTTACCGTCATGCCAACCAAATAAAATCCGGGTGGGCAGATTTTGGcttctctaaaataaaacacgtagtacccgtagcgttagtgcgttggattgtcatgcaagggttcttaggttcaatccctgcctgtgcaacctaactttttcacaggtactggctctttcgaggaattaacaaatcctccaagagtaattcttgtcatgaaaaagtgctttctcaaattagccgttcgaattcggcatataaactgaaggttccttccatttctgacaacattactcgcacacaggaatggttgagagttgtaagtcactagggcctgGTTCTTcagggactgttgcgccacctaatttatattaatttataaaataaagcacTAAATTAATACACaaagcaaatttaaattttataaattaaatgtacTGTTTATTTGTAAGATTCTGATACAAacgaaaatgcatttttttattttaaataatactaTTAGTATAATGTTAACTTTAGTtgcttctttctttctttgccTCTGCAAGATTTTTAGCAGCTGCTATTGTGTTTTTCATTAACATAGCAACAGTCATGGGCCCAACACCACCAGGCACTGGAGTTATATGCCCTGCTACTTTTTTCACCTctgaaatacataatttaatagttttaaaaaatagtataaaaaatgtacatCCTAATTACCATCAAAATCAACATCTCCTACCAGCTTGCTTTTACCATTAACGTCTGTTATTCTTGTAATACCCACGTCGATAACACAAGCTCCCTCTTTTACCATGTTGGCTTTAATCAAACCAGGAATTCCTGTCGCCGTTACAATAATATCTGCAAGTTTGCAATATTCTTCCAACTTATTTGGGGGAGTAAATCGATGACAGATTGTTACTGTAGCGTCCATAGCTGATGTTTCATTTCTCCCGTCCGAACTCAAGAGCATAGCAATTGGCataccaacatttttcgaacggcCCACCACAACTGCATTCTTACCAAACGTTTCGATATTTGACCTTTTTATTAACTCCTGGACACCCAAAGGGGTACACGGAATCACAGATTTCATATCTAAGCACATTCGACCCACATTGATTTCATTAAAGCCATCAACGTCCTTTTCACACAAAACTGCATTGCAAACGACACGTTCTCGCATGTGCGATGGCAGAGGTAACTGAACCAATATACCATCTACCGTATCTTGCTTGTTAAGCCGGTCAATCAAATCAAGAAGTTCTTGCTCCCCGATGTCAGCAGGTAGTCTCTTTGTCACACTGTTGATACCAATATCCTTAGCAGCCTAagaggaaaattaaaaatttatatcgtTTTGAGTGTTCGCACTGGGCACATGAATTGtaccttcattttatttgaaacataaGTTTCACTTGCTGGATCTTCACCAACTAAAATTGCAGTTAGCTGAGGTGCACGGTTACCGCTGGCAATATGTTCGTCTACTTCCTTTCGGAGCTCTGCACGAATTTGAGCAGCGATTAATTTGCCATCGATGAGTTTAGCCATATTGCTTTAAGATAgtaaacataattttcaaatgaagaaaaactttcttaaaGATTAAACTTTCGTAATTTTTTCGAGACCTTATTTATTCAAACTGGAtattaatgttgtttttcttaagctgagcacataattaaataaatattaaaaacagcGTTTCGTTgggaaatgtatttaaaattctttaacaagtaaaaattgataataaattatcatttttattttaaaatcttcaaatatGACAAATATGCTGacgcaaacattaaattaaatacaaaataaataactataTTATTGGATCGacaataaacttaaactaattattattaattgaatgTTCCTTTATGTATGACGTAATGGCAAAAGCAGCTTTTTCGTCTACTGCTTCCAAGGCATTAATTACATTCAACAATTTAATGCATTCAACCCCTCCTAAAACGGATTTTAACATGGACTCAGCATCACACCATATACAAAGTAAGTGGTCTAATTTTAGTTGTTTGACAAATTGCTTCCATTTTCCATCAACGCTTAAAATGTTGGAAAGGTTTTTACAAAAGTATGCATCTTTTTGAATCTGTTCTCGAATTAATTCCTCTTCCTTCTCTGATACTTTAAAATGCAATGACATGTGATCCAGCTCCTTCTTTTCGATCACCTTTATATCCACTGACATTTCATCATCTTCTGCACTTGAATTGCTACTCTCATTGAAATCTGTTTCGTCATTGATACATTCTGAAGTGGGACACCTGCAGATATTGAGAATTTCTTTACGTTTGGGATCCTTAAGGGTCTTCGCCAAATCAACAGGTGTGTGACCTGCTaaattggttatttttaaatttgatagatCAGTACTTTCCAAAATGAGTTTGATAATTTCTGTGTTTTCTTGTTGAACAGCCAAATGCAAAGCGTTATTTCCATCAAGTGAATTTGCAAGTTTAACAGACGCATTACACTTAAGCAGAAGGATCCTTACAAAATCAATATTATTCTTGCGGATGGCCAAATGCAAAGGAGTCATACCATCGTTGTTAGGAAGATTGACATTAAGTTTAGTTGACGTTATGTTTGAGGTTAGGCCCTCAATGCATTGCAACAAATTGTCACGGACAGCAATGTGTAAAGCTGTATTTCCATCAATATCTTGTACATTAGGATCACAGTTATTGCCAATCAAAGGTCTTATATACACAGATTGATCAAGCAAGCAAGCTACATGTAACGGAGTTTGTCTGTTATTGTTCATTTGATGCAACAAATGCGACAAATTTagctttgataaaattttgaaaactattccTGCTTCTTCTTTATTAGATTTTTTGCAAAGATCATGAACAATCGTGTTTCCATTGTCATTTTGTGCAGCATAAATGTGGAAGATTAGCTGAATTCTTTTAATGGTGTTCCCCAATCCGATTTTTGAGCAGTCATTGAATGTTTTTATCAGAAGTCTCAATGCAGGATGGAAtgccatttttttgtttgttctcttAACAACGGCCTCACCATCGACCTGAAGTTCATTGTCCCATAGAGAAAAATCGGAATAGCCAAAAATTGactcttgaaataaatttttcagtTCGTCTGAATCGTTGTCCACTTGTTGCATGAACGTTTTAAACTCACATACATAAGAGTTCGACTCTGATGTGTCACAGGAGCCGCTACTGGACGCCCGACTTATAcaagaagcttttaaatcaagattcaatttttgtatttcgtgGGGCATCGTTTCGGGCATTTCGAATGAGCTGGCCGGACTTGTTGAATTTAAAGACGATGATGAATTTGAAACTCTTCGTCTTTTTCGTGACATAACAATTCTCCTTGGTTTATATCGAAAAGGTAATGCAGCGCTCCGTTTGTTGTCACTCTCACGAACCAACTcaataaaaacattaacatGATTATCTATCTCTTTGTCTCGGTATGGCGGTGTACGGACTACAATAGCATACTGGTGATGGACATCGGCTTCGGTGAACGATCCATAAGCCTCCCAGATTTCTTCATCATTGTGTAATTCAAAGAAACGAACTTTAATATTATTCTTGTTGACTTTTTCTACTAAAAGTATCAAATCATCATTGCCTTCCACACTTCCTGTATAAATACTTAGGCGGCATATTTTTAATTCCCCCGTTAGAGCGCTCTTGAGATTATTAATTGGATTTGAGTATACAGGTTCGCAAATCCTTTTAAACTGCTTTGTGTCATCTGTGCATTCGAATGCTTCAAAGCAAAGACATACCTTGGAAGAGCTTTCATTAGTAAGTTAAAACGTTGTATCTAGATTCTAAAATATAGGTcatgtgaataaaaa
It encodes:
- the LOC129938561 gene encoding acylphosphatase-2 — its product is MATQKLLACDFEVFGIVQGVFFRKYTEKQAKSLGVRGWCMNTRDGTVKGQLEGELNKINEMKNWLQTKGSPQSRIDKAVFSEAKEIANYSFKEFGIKR
- the LOC129938560 gene encoding bifunctional methylenetetrahydrofolate dehydrogenase/cyclohydrolase, mitochondrial-like isoform X2 is translated as MAKLIDGKLIAAQIRAELRKEVDEHIASGNRAPQLTAILVGEDPASETYVSNKMKAAKDIGINSVTKRLPADIGEQELLDLIDRLNKQDTVDGILVQLPLPSHMRERVVCNAVLCEKDVDGFNEINVGRMCLDMKSVIPCTPLGVQELIKRSNIETFGKNAVVVGRSKNVGMPIAMLLSSDGRNETSAMDATVTICHRFTPPNKLEEYCKLADIIVTATGIPGLIKANMVKEGACVIDVGITRITDVNGKSKLVGDVDFDEVKKVAGHITPVPGGVGPMTVAMLMKNTIAAAKNLAEAKKERSN
- the LOC129938560 gene encoding bifunctional methylenetetrahydrofolate dehydrogenase/cyclohydrolase, mitochondrial-like isoform X1, with protein sequence MNWILKLSISRSIRWKKNLFINIIKTNHELRNYSNMAKLIDGKLIAAQIRAELRKEVDEHIASGNRAPQLTAILVGEDPASETYVSNKMKAAKDIGINSVTKRLPADIGEQELLDLIDRLNKQDTVDGILVQLPLPSHMRERVVCNAVLCEKDVDGFNEINVGRMCLDMKSVIPCTPLGVQELIKRSNIETFGKNAVVVGRSKNVGMPIAMLLSSDGRNETSAMDATVTICHRFTPPNKLEEYCKLADIIVTATGIPGLIKANMVKEGACVIDVGITRITDVNGKSKLVGDVDFDEVKKVAGHITPVPGGVGPMTVAMLMKNTIAAAKNLAEAKKERSN
- the LOC129938559 gene encoding nuclear factor NF-kappa-B p110 subunit-like; amino-acid sequence: MLKKTTLQPTMTTHPKPQLVILEHPVDKFRFRYKSEMHGTHGSLTGSRSAKHKKTYPEVELRNFNKSGIIRCSLYQTNLTKPSLHSHLLVVHKEDNDVSDPHDVRVSPESGYIVRFENMGIIHTAKKDVAKELLQKKIHKQKFDLQRDGMSTHEIKSLRDEADREAKLMNLNQVCLCFEAFECTDDTKQFKRICEPVYSNPINNLKSALTGELKICRLSIYTGSVEGNDDLILLVEKVNKNNIKVRFFELHNDEEIWEAYGSFTEADVHHQYAIVVRTPPYRDKEIDNHVNVFIELVRESDNKRSAALPFRYKPRRIVMSRKRRRVSNSSSSLNSTSPASSFEMPETMPHEIQKLNLDLKASCISRASSSGSCDTSESNSYVCEFKTFMQQVDNDSDELKNLFQESIFGYSDFSLWDNELQVDGEAVVKRTNKKMAFHPALRLLIKTFNDCSKIGLGNTIKRIQLIFHIYAAQNDNGNTIVHDLCKKSNKEEAGIVFKILSKLNLSHLLHQMNNNRQTPLHVACLLDQSVYIRPLIGNNCDPNVQDIDGNTALHIAVRDNLLQCIEGLTSNITSTKLNVNLPNNDGMTPLHLAIRKNNIDFVRILLLKCNASVKLANSLDGNNALHLAVQQENTEIIKLILESTDLSNLKITNLAGHTPVDLAKTLKDPKRKEILNICRCPTSECINDETDFNESSNSSAEDDEMSVDIKVIEKKELDHMSLHFKVSEKEEELIREQIQKDAYFCKNLSNILSVDGKWKQFVKQLKLDHLLCIWCDAESMLKSVLGGVECIKLLNVINALEAVDEKAAFAITSYIKEHSINNN